cctgACCCTCACCGCGAGACGACAATCTAGTTAATAGGCTGCCGTCCCGCGGGGGGCCTAACTTCTTTGGGTGAGAGAGGGATTATATATCCCTCTCCACCGAAGGGTCCACCCAACCTGACCCTGCAACCGGTTCCAGGATGCTCGAAAGACGATCCGGAGATAAAACTGAGGAGGCTATTCGGCGACCTATCcccgaaaaataaataagtagatgtaagaaaaatgtaaccATAGGCTaagttaattgaaataaatatctttttacttaaccgttattataaaataatatattctttagaATTACATTAGACTTACGATTAAAAGCGTAAATAAAGCgcgaataaacaattaaaataaattaaataaatacttccCATACTCACCATATAACCAACAGACGTTACctggaataataaataattgttaatcttTCCTTAAGATTTTAGTTAGGTTAACAAACAACAAGGTCAGAAAAGTGTAAATGTAATgaccattattaattttattatgtatttaaaaaaatgtaataatcttAAGTTTAAAAATCGCGCCTGCTCAATCGTTGACCGAGCTGATCAGACGCGGACCAAACCAAGATGGCGGCAACTGACGACCGCCAGCACGAGCTCCACGATTGGCGGAGACCTTCCAGAGCGGTGATTGGCCGCAGAACAAGCGGAAGGGATACCATGCCAGCGGACGGGTATATAAACCCGTGCCAGGAGGAATCAGTAGTAGTAGTGGATTGAGTGAAATGAAGTAGAAGGGAAGAGGACTCGAAGCGAGAGTCCACCGCTCAGCGGAGTGGTCGGTAACGCGACGACCAATTGTAAACGCGAGTGACCGAGATGTTATCGGCGCGCGTAAAAACATTGTAAGCCACGATGGCTAATCATAagtgtacttttattttgtttgatattaaatatatactgtttattttaattaatcattaaaataaagtgtACACAAGTTATTTCGATCCGTACCTGTGTAAAGAAAGGTAGCAACACTTACCTTATCCGTTCTGCATTCCGGTGATCCATCGTACGTGCGCGAGGTGAACCTGTgaacataaaaaattggattAGAACGAGATACGTTGCAACATCTCATCAGGCGTCTTCGTCCACGCTGAAGGAAGCGACATCCGAGCCCGAGGGTCACGGAAGGACGAGACGAGGATCGCAACCTTCTCGCTTGTAAGGTTAAAGCGAGTGGCGACCAAAACTACGGCGAACGTATTGCTGCCTGCGACTGGTGAGTCCCGAGTATTATCTCTCCATGGGGCGCGTCCGGTTACAACCCTAACAGGGTCAGGCCTTCGGAGACCTCTTTCTGCGCAGCAGTCTGCTGCCAATCCCCCTCTTCCCGGCAACCGCTGCGTCCTCGACTCCGGTCAGGAAGCACAACCGCCCACGGGAGGGGGGGTTATCCGTCGTGGCCATCAAGGCCTTTAGGTCCCTTTCCCGATCGGGTGGGGGCCATTCTGGGCGGGGGAATCGAGTGCAGAGCATCCGACTCCCTTCCGCCCTATTTTGCACCGAGGTCTGCAGGTCAACCTGTCCCCAATTTGTACCTTGGGGAACGACCTCGGTGCTTTCCATCTTCAGGGCGATGAGTTCCCTGAGTTTCATCATAAAACCCACCGCCCTTTTTTGGAGCTCAGTGGCGCCAGCTAACGGACCTCGGAAGAGGAACTGAAAGTTTACCCATCCGTCCGCACTGGCGCCCCATAGGTCCGGCCTATGAGCCTTGGAAAGGCTCATTTCCTTAAGAATGCCTTCACAGGCATCCACCATCCGTAGTGAGTCTCCGTGGAGGCAGATCACCTCCACTTCAAACTCCCTGAAGGATTCGGCCTGCCGGGGATCCCACAAGCCGTCATCCGGCAACGTGGGTCCAGCATCCTCCTCCATCCTCTTCTTTGGAGGTGGGAATTTTGCCCTCACTTCCTTCTCCGCAGGTAGAGGATTCGGGGGAGttccctcttcctcctccgCCTTTATCTCCAGGGGTGGGGAGTCAACCCCCACCACTTCCTCAACCACCACCTCCATCATCGGAGATGGTGGGGGGGGAAGGATTAGCCCCCCTCCTTATCGTCAATTACCACCCCCATTACTGGGGGTGGTAGGAGGGGACCAGTCCCCCCCATCTCCTCCTTGACCACCACCTCTATCACTGGGGATGGTGGGGGGGGGGTCAGTCCCCCCTCAACCAAACTGTCTAGAACAGGTTCCAGGGGGGGATCTGTCCCCCCCTTTCCCCTcttcttccttcttcttcgtcttctcCTAAGGGGGACAAGCGGGCAGGTGCGGCCACCGATCCGGTGGGCCGCATCCTTGCCCGTCTCCTTGCAAGCCGGGCAGCTCGCCCTCCTCTGCGAGCATACCCGGGCTTGATGGCCGGTACCCCCGCAGTGAAGGCAGCATTTGCTGCGATCCACCGCTAAGGGGCACCGCCATTTTTCGTGCCCCCTAAGGAGGCACTTAAAACACCAGGGGGGGTGACCCCCCCTCCCTTTCCCACCGTTCTATCGGGCGCTAGCCCTTCCTTCCTCTGGGTCTGCGTCCCAACGCTACGCACGTTAGACGCAGACCCTTCCCTCGTTACAGAGGAATAGGTGGTTAAACCCACTTTTCCTCCGGGGCCTTTGCCCCCACTCTTAGGCGCTTGCGCGCGACGTCCTCGGATCTCCTCGAGGAGGGTGAGGAGGACCCTTAAAATTCTGTGGGCCTCAGCCCACAGATCTCCGTCCGCGGTAACACTTTCGCCCAGGGCGCTCGCGTGGCacgcctttttttttttgtaaggcGGGGGAAATCCTTTATGGATACCCTCGGGTCTCGAGGGAGAGCTCGAGGGTTATGTGGGAGTCTCTCAGGGAAGGTGTCCTTGAGgtatacccactaaaacccccgCCGGTAGCCTTCCTAACCCATAGTAAGAGGGGGTGAGGCATCGCCAGCGGCATTCATCTCACCCCCTCTTGGGTTTGGCCGAGTGTCGGCCTCTTCCCGGTAGGGGAAGAGAGATTTTCTTCTCCCTCTCCCCTACCCGTTGCTGTTCCTTCCCTAACTGGGGAAAACTGGGCTACAACAGTCTTCCCCCGCCCCTGGTTTATGTAGGGGGGCCGGGACCACCGTGAGCCCCCGCTCACGGATGGCCCCCACTGGGGGAGGAGGGACTAGGTTCCCCCCTCTACCCAGTCTATATGTGTAGGGAGATCTCTGTTGGGATGTCTTTCCCCAGGGGCCTCTCAGATTATGATATTGGTGGTTTAAACGCCACCATCTGAAAAACCCCTACTCCCATCAGTCCCTACGAGGGGCTGGTAAACGGCGGCGGGGGATTATTCTTCTCCTCCGTTGCAGCAACGCGGTCGGGGGAGTACCTCCGTCGCCGTTGcctctccttcttcttctcgaAGGGGGGGAGGTGGGGAGGATGGCGGAGTGCTATCCGCCATCTCCGCCTCCCCCCTTCTGATTCGTTCCGCCTCCTCCTTCTGCGACATTACAGCGCCGCAGAAGTCAGAGGCGGCCTTCTATTTATCCTCCCCTTCCAGCATTGCCTGAATCAATGCCGGAAGGGAAAGGTCCTGTCCAACCACTGCGGTCAGGGCTCGGCGCTCCTCCGACCAAGCCTCACACTCGGTGAGGGTGTGTTGCGCCGAGTCCCGACTGGCCGCACAGTGATGACATCCCGTCGTATGCTCCCGACCAATCCTGCACAGGTAGTCACCGAAGCAACCGTGCCCGGTGAGTACCTGTGTCAGGTGGAACTCAAGTCCTCGTCCTCGCCTGTCTACCCATTCCGGTAGACAGGGCTGGATGGCGTGGGTGGTCCATCTGCCCGTCGCAGAGTCCGCAATAACCTCTTGCCATTGGGACACTGCTCTGCGACGGGCACTCTTCCTGATTTTGTCCACGGCCCCTGGTCTTAGACGGGCACTCCCGGTACGGTCAGGGTCCCTCGTACGCCGATAAACCTCGGCG
The window above is part of the Linepithema humile isolate Giens D197 chromosome 8, Lhum_UNIL_v1.0, whole genome shotgun sequence genome. Proteins encoded here:
- the LOC105669941 gene encoding uncharacterized protein, which codes for MKYLGLTLDGLWGFEQHFVQILPKADRMAADLGRLLLNVGGPNVKVWRLYANVVQLVSIYGAPVWADKVLASRRIKAMIHRQQRRLAVRIIRSYCTTLFVAATALAGLLPVEFLANSYAEVYRRTRDPDRTGSARLRPGAVDKIRKSARRRAVSQWQEVIADSATGRWTTHAIQPCLPEWVDRRGRGLEFHLTQVLTGHGCFGDYLCRIGREHTTGCHHCAASRDSAQHTLTECEAWSEERRALTAVVGQDLSLPALIQAMLEGEDK